The DNA window cactgacaatgctttctggaagtattcctgagcccattctgtcatttccttgacagtggcattcctgtttgaggtgcagtgacgtttaagggcccggagatcacgagcatccagtagagttttacggccttgacccttacgcacagcaattgttccagattctctgaatcttttgatgatgttatgcacggttgatgatgataacttaaaagtctttgctattttacgctgggtaacaccattctgttattgctgcactatctttctgcgcaacaattgtggaattggtgatcctcttaccatcttggcttcagagagacactgacactctgagaagctctttttatacccaatcatgttgtcaattgacctaattactgttaattggtcttccagcttttcgttatatgctcagtttccttttttcaaccacttattgctacttgtcccaacttttttgggatgtgttgacactgtgaaattttgaatcaacgtATTTTTCCTTTGAAATGTTACAtgtactcagattaaacttttgatctgtcatctatgttctgttatgaataaaatattgacatttgccatctccacatcattgcattcagtttttattcacaatttgtttagtgtcccaacttttttggaatccggtttgtatttttaaGATGGAAGAAAGCTGTTTTGGTGATGGCTTTGATGGCCTGAGCCTGCtaacaaataatgaaataaaatcctGCAAACAAGCACTGAACATAATCAGCAATAGGTttaatacagaatctctgacacatccaggccactgggTGTCAGTAAAAGAGCTGTTTCAGGACAAAGAttaatcactggagaaaatgactgaatgcTGCTTTAAGTAAAGCAGTGTTTTCTgacctgaattactgcagcgtCCCACGAAGTTAAAGAGCAGAGTGGAGGAGCCGAGCTGATTGGTGCTGACACACTGCAGATGGGGTGAGGACATTGACAGATGTGATCGATGCATGGAGAGGatgctcctcaatccagacaCACCTACAGGCTCCTCCTTAACGGACAGACTGCCTGACTGAGAGACAGGTTGTTCATTTAGACGCCACTCCAGTTTAGGAACAGGACGCCCTCGAACCTCACACAAGCAAATCATCATCACTGCGTCATTATCACTGCTGTTACAGTGGGACGAGGTCAAGAACTGGggagaaactgagagagagagagagagagagagagagaggtgagtttTCAGGTAAAAAGTAAACACTAGTCACATTCATTCAACATTAGAACTGTGAAATGGTGACAAATGATAATTGATTCCAATTTGTTCTGGAGTTTTAAAATCCACTAAAGTAATATTTCCCAGTAAAGTTTAAAGGAGTGACTGTTGTAAGAATGTAAACAcaatctctctcattctcatgaTAAATATCTGTGGTGTTTACTGAAAGTGTTAATGAAATGAGTTTTTACATTGCCCTGTCAATGACTGATAAGAAATTTGCATTTTGGTACAAACATATGTCCCATAACCTTTTcacttaaacaaagaaaaacaaaaaatacacaggcaaaaaaaaaaaaagatgagttCTGAATAGTTCTGTTTTACAGAGCTCTCACTAAAGTTAGTTCAGAGAAGAACTAGCTTTCAGGGGTTCCTAATTTTACTCGTATTTCCGGTAAAATACTTTTCAGGTTGTGCCCAAAGTCGGAAGCTTCATGACCAACAAAGTCTATTATTAAAAACACTGCATGTGACTGAACTACAGCACATTCAGCCACAAAGAGCAAAGTCTCAGTTTTCCCACAGTTTCCTAATGATCTAAAGTTCCTCTGAAACTGTCTTGATTTGCTTCATTAACCTtttagaattaaaaataaaaaggtgacAGACATCTGGGAAACTAGAGGCTCACTGAGGTCACATGACTGTGTGCTAACATTCCAtctttacatttaataaaagtatttttgagGTAGAATAAGAcaacttacatttacatactGTTTAAAAGAAAGCAGCCACTAAAGCATTTCTTCTGTTTCTTATGATGTTAGATCTCTCCATTTAGCTCTCACTGAAAAACTGTTCATCATGAAAAACTGTTGTAAGTTGTCAGTTATTCTCCTCTGTCTAATTTAACCACAGGGTTATTTGTAGAGAGATAGTTAGCACTGCAGAGTTGTACTCTAACTGACCCCTTAATAATAACAAGGAGCCGTATGATCCACATTGATTCTGAGCTCTAGGGTCGTATAAACCACTGTGTGCATCAACTGTGCTGGTCCCATAGTCTAACCCTCTGTTTCTGTCCTTATCCTGATCCTAATCCTTAtcctctgtccttgtcccaatCTCTGTCCCTAATCATCTTGTTGAATACATATGTCACTCAGcactcacacatttgtttttctcctgCATTTGTTTTGCTACACAGTGGTGGGACAGAATTTCTGTAAATACGTAATTCTATATCACCTCTGATTTCCTAATTAATGAAACTTACTAATGAAGTTGTACTCACACTGCACCTCCAGCTGCACAGATGAGTTCTGAGATCCATGTTGGTTCTGAGCTCTACAGTAGTATAAACCACTGTGTGTATCATTAGTCTCAGTGATGCTGAATGTGGGTCCGGTCTCTATCTGCTCCCCATTCTCTCTGAaccagatgtagttcactgctGGGTTCCCATCACTGCTGCAGCTCAGAGAAACAGAACTACCCCACATCACTGAACCAGAGGGAGACACTGATATAGATGTTTTCCAAGGGgcatctgaaagaaaaatagaatAATTATATGAAGCAGAGGTGGGAATAAGTAATTAACTTACAATTAACAATTGAGTCTCATCTGAAGTCTGTCAGTCCCTGATTCAGTACACACCAGTCTCAGGTTGAGTCCAGAGCTCTACCAACAAAATCCCACTAAACTGATCACATTTAGGACACCACACAACTTTCAGCTCATAATCACATTGTACAgtaattatattcattcataaacCAGACTTACACAAAACACGTAATGTAAGAGAgttctctgtttttatttcttgttttttcagCTGGTAGGTGGCAGTGCACGTGATACTGAGTTTATGATGAAGACGAGTAACTGTGAAGTTCAGGTGAGAGGAGATGAAGCTGGAGTTTTGGTTCTGTTCCTGGGAGCTGTTATTCTGCAGGGGGCTCCATGTTAAAGTTGGGGGCTGAGAGGTACAGAGTGAAAAAGCTGAACAGAATAAACTCACAGAACTTCTCTCCAATACTTTCTTCCTCTGATTCTGCTCCTCCATCTGCTCTCCATACAGAGTCAGTGTGGGTTTGGGGGGTGAAGCTAAGACACAAAAGagatttacaataaataaacaattatattttattatggaATTTTACTGATAATTAACCAGGAATGGATTAAAGCTCCTTCACACACTTCTACCCAAgtaattaaacagaaaatacttctggggaagaaagaaagattTGAAATCTTGATGAAGCTGAACAAGCAAATTGCCCTCACAAGACCCAGCAAAATACCCAGAGCTGTCCCCCACTAGACCCAGTACCATACCCAGGACATTACCACAATAGACTCAGTACAGTAGTCAGGAAATGATCACAGGAGCCCTGGTTCAACACCCAGAAAATTATCACAAAACCCAGTACAATACCCAGCATTTTACCCTCAAGAGATTTAAGAGTCGCGTGTGAACAACATTTCCAAGCATTTCCAAGAACAGTAGCAGCGTAAAGGGCTTCAGAGTGTGACATTTCACAAGTGCCAcagatataaattatattaactgTCACTAGTCTAGTGTTTATAGTTTGAAAAAGAATACAGTCACACTGTCACTAACCTGTGACTTTTATTGAAAGGGGTGACTCTGAATAAGTGTATTTCACTCCTCCATCGATTTTGAAGTAATACATCCCATTGTCTCTCTCACTGACGTTGTTGAAGATGGTGGTGCAGTTCTTCTTACTGATATCTCCTATTAACACCCCTTGAAGTTTATTGACTGTTCTGCTGGAATTAAAGACTACTTTATCTGTCCAAATGCCATCTTTAAACCATACAACATTAGGACTTTTCTTAACTCTATATTCATAATCACTGCTGACTGTAAAAGAGCAGGGTATGAgaacacagtgtccactcacacCTTCTACACTCTGTGGAAGAGTGACACTGAAACCCTCCAAGGACAAAGCCactgaaaacacaaagaaagtGTCACATTAAactttactgcacacacacactactacacTACACATGACACAAGGCTAAACTCACACTCAGAACATcatttctataaataaaacagagctcCCTGAACACACA is part of the Hoplias malabaricus isolate fHopMal1 chromosome 4, fHopMal1.hap1, whole genome shotgun sequence genome and encodes:
- the LOC136695072 gene encoding myelin-associated glycoprotein-like, with product MKLDQKMVFVCCLFGVALSLEGFSVTLPQSVEGVSGHCVLIPCSFTVSSDYEYRVKKSPNVVWFKDGIWTDKVVFNSSRTVNKLQGVLIGDISKKNCTTIFNNVSERDNGMYYFKIDGGVKYTYSESPLSIKVTASPPKPTLTLYGEQMEEQNQRKKVLERSSVSLFCSAFSLCTSQPPTLTWSPLQNNSSQEQNQNSSFISSHLNFTVTRLHHKLSITCTATYQLKKQEIKTENSLTLRVLYAPWKTSISVSPSGSVMWGSSVSLSCSSDGNPAVNYIWFRENGEQIETGPTFSITETNDTHSGLYYCRAQNQHGSQNSSVQLEVQYAPKNTSVSVSPSGPVMWGSSVSLSCSSDGNPAVNYTWFRENGEQIETGPSFSITATDDTHSGLYYCRAQNQHGSQNSSVQLEVQSSPQFLTSSHCKSSDNDAVMMVCLCEVRGRPVPKLEWRLNEQPVSQSGSLSIKEESVGVSGLRSILSMHRSHLSMSSPHLQCVSTNQLGSSTLLFNFVGRCSNSGHLPIICVLIGAVAGAAAVILGEIYLCRRKHHKPSLEKTEGWVLTEGEEEGEDGDCLYSTKTIVVYGRAL